Proteins encoded in a region of the Triticum dicoccoides isolate Atlit2015 ecotype Zavitan chromosome 3A, WEW_v2.0, whole genome shotgun sequence genome:
- the LOC119272118 gene encoding NAD(P)H-quinone oxidoreductase subunit 2 A, chloroplastic-like, with the protein MDSVLYIREEEKEARNPLFDSDSPTPVVAFLSVTSKVAASASATRILDIPFYFSSNEWHLLLEILAILSMILGNLLAITQTSMKRMLAYSSIGQIGYVIIGIIVGDSNDGYASMITYMLFYISMNLGTFACIVLFGLRTGTDNIQDYAGLYTKDPFLALSLALCLLSLGGLPPLAGFFGKLYLFWCGWQAGLYFLVSIGLLTSVLSIYYYLKIIKLLMTGRNQEITPYVRNYRRSPLRSNNSIELSMTVCVIASTIPGISMNPILAIAQDTLF; encoded by the exons ATGGATTCGGTCTTATACATACGCGAGGAAG AGAAAGAAGCGAGGAATCCTCTTTTCGACTCTGACTCCCCTACTCCAGTCGTTGCTTTTCTTTCTGTTACTTCGAAAGTAGCTGCTTCAGCTTCAGCCACGCGAATTCTCGATATTCCTTTTTATTTCTCATCAAACGAATGGCATCTTCTTCTGGAAATCCTAGCTATTCTTAGCATGATTTTGGGGAATCTCCTTGCTATTACTCAAACAAGCATGAAACGTATGCTTGCATATTCGTCCATAGGGCAAATCGGATATGTAATTATTGGAATAATTGTTGGAGACTCAAATGATGGATATGCAAGCATGATaacttatatgctgttctatatctCCATGAATCTAGGAACTTTTGCTTGCATTGTATTATTTGGTCTACGTACCGGAACTGATAACATTCAAGATTATGCAGGATTATACACGAAAGATCCTTTTTTGGCTCTCTCTTTAGCCCTATGTCTCTTATCCCTAGGAGGCCTTCCTCCACTAGCAGGTTTCTTCGGAAAACTCTATCTATTCTGGTGTGGATGGCAAGCAGGCCTATATTTCTTGGTTTCAATAGGACTCCTTACGAGCGTTCTTTCTATCTACTATTATCTAAAAATAATCAAGTTATTAATGACTGGACGAAACCAAGAAATAACCCCTTATGTGCGAAATTATAGAAGATCCCCTTTAAGATCAAACAATTCCATCGAATTGAGTATGACTGTATGTGTGATAGCATCTACTATACCAGGAATATCAATGAACCCCATTCTTGCAATTGCTCAGGATACCCTCTTTTAG
- the LOC119267750 gene encoding NAD(P)H-quinone oxidoreductase subunit 2 B, chloroplastic-like, whose product MIWHVQNENFILDSTRIFMKAFHLLLFNGSFIFPECILIFGLILLLMIDSTSDQKDRPWFYFISSTSLVISITALLFRWREEPIISFSGNFQMNNFNEIFQFLILLCSTLCIPLSVEYIECTEMAITEFLLFVLTATLGGMFLCGANDLITIFVAPECFSLCSYLLSGYTKRDLRSNEATMKYLLMGGASSSILVHGFSWLYGSSGGEIELQEIVNGLINTQMYNSPGISIALISITVGLGFKLSPTPFHQWTPDVYEGVWFVRQIPTSISISEVFGFCKTP is encoded by the coding sequence ATGATCTGGCATGTACAGAATGAAAACTTCATTCTCGATTCTACGAGAATTTTTATGAAAGCGTTTCATTTGCTTCTCTTCAATGGAAGTTTCATTTTCCCAGAATGTATCCTAATTTTTGGCCTAATTCTTCTTCTGATGATCGATTCAACCTCTGATCAAAAAGATAGACCTTGGTTCTATTTCATCTCTTCAACAAGTTTAGTAATAAGCATAACGGCCCTATTGTTCCGATGGAGAGAAGAACCTATAATTAGCTTTTCGGGAAATTTCCAAATGAACAATTTCAACGAAATCTTTCAATTTCTCATTTTATTATGTTCAACTTTATGTATTCCTCTATCCGTAGAGTACATTGAATGTACAGAAATGGCTATAACAGAGTTTCTGTTATTCGTATTAACAGCTACTCTAGGGGGAATGTTTTTATGTGGTGCTAACGATTTAATAACTATCTTTGTAGCTCCAGAATGTTTCAGTTTATGTTCCTACCTATTGTCTGGATATACCAAGAGAGATCTACGGTCTAATGAGGCTACTATGAAATATTTACTCATGGGTGGGGCAAGCTCTTCTATTCTGGTTCATGGTTTCTCTTGGCTATATGGTTCATCTGGGGGGGAGATCGAGCTTCAAGAAATTGTGAACGGTCTTATCAATACACAAATGTATAACTCCCCAGGAATTTCAATTGCGCTTATATCCATCACTGTAGGACTTGGGTTTAAGCTTTCCCCAACCCCTTTTCATCAATGGACTCCTGACGTCTACGAAGGAGTGTGGTTCGTTCGACAAATTCCTACCTCTATATCTATCTCTGAGGTGTTTGGGTTTTGCAAAACTCCATAG